ACCCTTTGTAAAGGACATTTTAAAAAAAGCCTAGGCTACATTAAGAAGGTGATCTCTGTATTGAACAGGGGTCATCTTCTTTAAATTCCATTGATATCTGTATTTATTGTAATAAATCATATATTGCTTAATTT
The sequence above is a segment of the Bacillus sp. SM2101 genome. Coding sequences within it:
- a CDS encoding IS3 family transposase — protein: IKQYMIYYNKYRYQWNLKKMTPVQYRDHLLNVA